The proteins below are encoded in one region of Casimicrobium huifangae:
- a CDS encoding TMEM165/GDT1 family protein, with protein sequence MEAFLISTGIVALAEIGDKTQLLSFILAAKYRKPWPIVLGILVATLVNHALAGAVGAWLMRLIGPDAMRWILGLGFIAMAAWMLVPDKIDEDEANAGSGAKFGIFGTTVIAFFLAEMGDKTQFATVGLAAKYASLTAVVAGTTLGMMLANAPAVFIGHRLAEKLPVRPVHIVAALIFAVLGVLTLTNGDALL encoded by the coding sequence ATGGAAGCCTTTCTCATCTCCACTGGCATCGTTGCGCTCGCCGAAATTGGCGACAAGACGCAGCTGCTTTCCTTCATCCTCGCCGCCAAGTACCGCAAGCCGTGGCCGATTGTGCTGGGCATTCTGGTCGCGACACTGGTCAATCACGCACTCGCCGGCGCCGTTGGGGCGTGGCTGATGCGTCTGATCGGGCCGGATGCCATGCGCTGGATCCTCGGCCTCGGCTTCATCGCGATGGCCGCGTGGATGCTGGTGCCGGACAAGATTGACGAGGATGAGGCGAACGCCGGCAGCGGCGCCAAATTCGGCATCTTCGGCACTACGGTGATTGCCTTCTTCCTCGCCGAGATGGGCGACAAGACGCAGTTCGCCACCGTCGGCCTTGCGGCCAAATATGCGTCGCTCACCGCCGTCGTTGCCGGCACCACGCTCGGCATGATGCTGGCCAACGCGCCCGCCGTGTTCATCGGTCACCGGCTCGCCGAGAAACTCCCGGTGCGGCCGGTGCACATTGTTGCAGCACTGATTTTTGCCGTGCTTGGGGTGCTGACGCTGACCAACGGCGACGCTTTGCTGTAA
- a CDS encoding cytochrome P460 family protein — MIEVNATRWQRTSRPLRRYAAAVLASCAGLALAQQLAPPPIPAPASAPHNVIPAVCLQPLSATNLQGVANFIWSACPQLLNWPHDSTPRMTGPSPSGKGSVHGFVLNYYAPSVYAWLKAGRPDGGIPSGALIIKQMYNDNNGQPGAVNGWTIIVKKKDASYDGWFWGYVDPQKQNGGDGLYGGQFYDPNCVGCHASASTRELTFSSLVNITGNFGGTAMPQRNGLSGGSLHARVMTLASATDAAKATATSGGASSLVPGAPPVIPTDIPPQSASKVIVGAAGPTGFVSSDVCSGCHDASNLAFGIQANMTWPQNLPPSKFPTTPLRNFSPFGEWGASMMGLAGRDPVFQAQRESETLTYPSVAKEIDNTCYTCHGVMGKRQLLTDKPDALFTHADFIATTGPNATYGALGRDGISCLACHRMTPEGLGTEASFTGNFKVTDPKTVYGPYQDVVTFPMKNSIGMTPTHGAAITDPAMCGSCHVVETEILDKTKTYTRESFYKQPKSHEQTTYLEWLNSRYQTKTPPGPGATPQTCQQCHMPRTMDGQQITTRIANIQDNTYTDAQGQPFPNTAPAADITMKPRNEFGRHTFVGANVFVLEMFKQFAPQLGLTVNDPNYDTSTFKFVPVLDLSIQETTKQVQNATASVAIVAQRRSASGLDVDVQVVNKTGHKFPSGVGFRRAFIEFTAMDATGKVVWSSGRSTDKGVLINDQGQTLATEFSKTQWQPHWRIITGSNQVQTYEVRTKDLQGLLTTSFLGLAKSVKDNRLMPVGWSPNGAYASWTAPIAVPATGSPGYYNGSGSDLITYRMPPAVAAQVKTVRVTLNYQSIPPYYLQDRFTIGGNNPSTATLRALVQYVDYSNTAAKGWKLPVASAAVAIR, encoded by the coding sequence ATGATTGAAGTGAACGCAACACGCTGGCAACGCACATCACGGCCCCTGCGGCGATACGCGGCGGCAGTGCTGGCAAGCTGCGCCGGACTGGCGCTGGCGCAGCAACTGGCGCCTCCACCGATCCCCGCTCCCGCCAGCGCGCCGCACAATGTGATCCCCGCCGTCTGCCTGCAACCGCTGTCGGCGACCAACCTGCAAGGCGTCGCCAACTTCATCTGGTCGGCGTGCCCGCAATTGCTCAACTGGCCGCACGACAGCACACCGCGGATGACCGGGCCATCGCCCAGCGGCAAGGGCTCGGTGCACGGTTTTGTGCTCAATTACTACGCACCCTCTGTGTATGCCTGGCTCAAGGCCGGCAGGCCGGACGGCGGCATTCCGAGTGGCGCGCTGATCATCAAGCAGATGTACAACGACAACAACGGCCAGCCGGGCGCGGTGAATGGCTGGACCATCATCGTCAAGAAGAAGGACGCCTCCTATGACGGCTGGTTCTGGGGCTACGTTGATCCGCAGAAGCAGAACGGCGGCGACGGGCTTTACGGCGGCCAGTTCTACGACCCGAACTGCGTGGGTTGCCATGCGTCTGCCAGCACGCGCGAGTTGACCTTCTCTTCGCTGGTCAACATCACCGGCAACTTTGGTGGCACCGCAATGCCGCAACGCAATGGCCTTTCCGGCGGTTCGTTGCATGCGCGGGTGATGACGCTCGCCAGCGCCACCGATGCCGCCAAAGCAACAGCCACATCGGGGGGCGCAAGCAGCCTCGTTCCCGGCGCGCCGCCGGTGATCCCCACCGACATCCCGCCGCAAAGCGCGAGCAAGGTGATCGTCGGCGCCGCCGGGCCCACCGGCTTCGTCAGCTCCGACGTTTGCTCCGGTTGCCACGACGCCAGTAATCTCGCGTTCGGCATTCAGGCCAACATGACCTGGCCGCAGAACCTGCCGCCGTCGAAGTTCCCGACCACGCCGCTGCGCAACTTTTCACCCTTCGGCGAATGGGGCGCGTCGATGATGGGGCTCGCCGGCCGCGACCCGGTCTTTCAGGCGCAGCGCGAATCGGAAACGCTGACCTATCCCTCGGTCGCGAAAGAAATCGACAACACCTGCTACACCTGCCACGGCGTCATGGGCAAGCGGCAACTGCTGACCGACAAGCCGGACGCCCTCTTCACCCACGCCGACTTCATCGCCACCACTGGCCCCAACGCCACTTACGGCGCCCTCGGCCGCGACGGCATCTCCTGCCTCGCCTGCCACCGCATGACGCCCGAAGGTCTGGGTACCGAGGCGAGCTTCACCGGCAACTTCAAGGTGACGGACCCGAAGACGGTGTACGGTCCGTATCAGGACGTGGTGACCTTTCCGATGAAAAATTCGATCGGCATGACGCCCACACACGGCGCGGCGATCACCGATCCGGCGATGTGCGGCTCCTGCCACGTCGTTGAAACGGAGATCCTCGACAAGACCAAAACCTACACCCGCGAGAGTTTCTACAAGCAACCGAAATCGCACGAGCAGACCACCTACCTCGAATGGCTGAACAGCCGCTACCAGACCAAGACGCCACCGGGGCCTGGCGCCACGCCGCAGACCTGCCAGCAGTGCCACATGCCGCGCACGATGGATGGACAGCAGATCACCACCAGGATCGCCAACATCCAGGACAACACCTACACCGATGCACAGGGCCAGCCGTTCCCGAACACTGCGCCGGCCGCCGACATCACGATGAAGCCGCGCAACGAGTTTGGCCGCCACACCTTCGTCGGGGCCAACGTCTTTGTGCTGGAAATGTTCAAGCAGTTCGCGCCGCAGCTCGGTCTCACTGTCAATGATCCCAACTACGACACCAGCACCTTCAAGTTTGTGCCGGTACTTGATCTGTCGATTCAGGAAACGACGAAGCAGGTGCAAAACGCGACTGCGAGCGTCGCCATCGTCGCCCAGCGACGCAGCGCCAGCGGCCTCGACGTGGACGTGCAGGTGGTCAACAAGACCGGTCACAAGTTTCCGTCGGGTGTCGGCTTCCGTCGTGCCTTCATCGAGTTCACTGCGATGGATGCCACTGGCAAGGTGGTCTGGTCGTCCGGACGCAGCACCGACAAGGGCGTACTGATCAACGATCAGGGACAGACGCTCGCCACCGAGTTCAGCAAGACGCAATGGCAGCCGCACTGGCGCATCATCACCGGCAGCAATCAGGTGCAAACGTATGAGGTTCGCACCAAGGACCTGCAGGGCCTGCTCACCACCAGCTTCCTTGGCCTCGCAAAGTCGGTGAAGGACAACCGGCTGATGCCCGTCGGCTGGTCGCCAAACGGCGCCTACGCAAGCTGGACTGCCCCGATAGCAGTGCCCGCCACCGGCAGCCCCGGCTACTACAACGGCAGCGGCAGCGACCTGATCACCTATCGCATGCCACCCGCCGTCGCCGCACAGGTGAAGACGGTGCGGGTAACGCTCAACTATCAGTCGATCCCGCCGTACTACCTGCAGGATCGCTTCACCATCGGTGGCAACAACCCGTCTACTGCGACGCTGCGCGCGCTGGTGCAATACGTCGACTACTCGAACACGGCGGCAAAGGGATGGAAGCTGCCGGTGGCGAGCGCGGCGGTTGCCATCCGCTAA
- a CDS encoding DNA ligase: MIITIRQRWLAALALFAFVLPACSAWAKEPALLLANVLGPHVDVTQYLVSEKFDGVRAVWDGKTLRFRSGRDVPAPAWWLAKLPATPLDGELWLAHGKFDELSGIVRTSPAVDSDWRRVNYLIFELPDEAGALGTFEQRYSRIREVVAKAQWASLQVVEQTRVADRAELKRRLDRVVKAGGEGLMLHLANAPYVTGRSDVLLKLKPLLDTEATVVRHIPGKGRNAGRLGALEVRTRDGIVFRLGTGFSDAQRDNPPPVGSLVTYTYRDVTPSGKPRFASFLRVRDDP, encoded by the coding sequence ATGATCATCACCATCCGCCAACGCTGGCTTGCGGCGCTCGCCCTGTTTGCGTTCGTGCTGCCAGCGTGCAGCGCGTGGGCAAAGGAGCCCGCGCTCCTGCTCGCCAACGTGCTTGGGCCGCATGTCGATGTCACCCAGTATCTGGTCAGCGAGAAATTCGACGGCGTGCGTGCGGTGTGGGATGGCAAGACATTGCGCTTCCGCAGTGGGCGCGACGTGCCTGCGCCGGCGTGGTGGCTGGCGAAACTGCCAGCGACGCCACTCGACGGCGAGCTGTGGCTCGCGCACGGGAAGTTTGATGAGCTTTCCGGCATCGTTCGCACCTCACCGGCCGTCGATAGCGACTGGCGGCGGGTTAACTATCTGATCTTCGAGTTACCGGATGAAGCCGGTGCCCTGGGAACGTTTGAACAGCGCTACAGCCGTATCCGGGAGGTTGTTGCCAAGGCTCAGTGGGCTTCGCTACAAGTGGTCGAACAAACCCGTGTGGCTGATCGCGCGGAGTTGAAGCGCCGGCTTGATCGCGTGGTGAAGGCCGGCGGTGAGGGCCTGATGCTGCATCTGGCCAATGCGCCTTATGTGACCGGCCGCAGCGACGTACTGCTCAAGCTGAAACCACTGCTCGATACCGAAGCCACCGTCGTCCGCCACATCCCGGGCAAAGGCCGCAACGCCGGGCGGCTGGGCGCGCTGGAAGTGCGCACCCGTGACGGTATCGTGTTCCGGCTGGGCACCGGTTTCAGCGATGCGCAGCGCGACAACCCGCCGCCGGTCGGCAGCCTGGTTACCTACACCTATCGCGACGTGACGCCCAGTGGCAAGCCACGCTTCGCGAGCTTCCTTCGTGTGCGCGACGATCCCTGA